The following nucleotide sequence is from Devosia salina.
GCATGGCCTAATCCTTTTTGTTTTCTGCCTGCTTGGCCGCCCGCAAACGGCCGAAATAATCCATGCGCTTGCGCAGGTCCCGCTCGAAGCCGCGCTCCACTGGGTGGTAGAAATCCTGCCGCCCGATCTTCTCGGGGAAATATTCCTGCCCCGAAAAAGCCTCGGGCGTATCGTGGTCGTAGATATAGCCATCCCCATAGCCCTGCCCCTTCATCATCTTGGTAGGCGCATTGAGGATGACCTTGGGCGGCATGGGCGAACCGGTCGACTTGGCCACGGCCACGGCAGCCTTGTAGGCGGTATAGACCGCGTTGGATTTGGGCGCGAGCGCCAGATAGACAACCACCTGCGCCAGCGACAGCTCGCCCTCGGGCGAACCCAGCATCTGATACGCATCCCGCGCCGCCACCGCCAGTTGCAGCGCCTGCGGGTCGGCCAGGCCGATATCTTCGGAAGCCATGCGGATCAGCCGCCGCGCCAGGAAGAGCGGGTCCTCGCCGGCGTCCAGCATGCGCGCGAAATAGTAAAGCGCCGCATCCGGATCGGACCCCCGGATGGTCTTGTGCAGGGCCGAGATCAGGTTGTAGTGCCCGTCCTGCGCCTTGTCATAGATCGGCGCCCGCCGCTGCACCACCGACAGAAGGCTGGTGGGGTCGAGCGTTTCCCCCTCGCCCGCCGAGGCCAGGATTTCCTCAACCAGCCCCAGCAGTGCCCGCCCATCGCCATCGGCCAGTCCCAGCAGGGTCGCCCGCGCCTCATCCGTCAGGGGAAGAGACGCTCCCAAGAGACTCTCGGCGCGCTGCAAAAGGCTTTCCAGGTCATCGAGGCCCAGGGATTCGAACCGCAGCACCTGGCTGCGCGACAACAGGGCCGCGTTGAGCTCGAAGGACGGGTTTTCCGTCGTCGCCCCCACCAGCACCACCGTGCCGTCTTCCATCACCGGCAGGAAGCTATCCTGCTGCGCCCGGTTGAAGCGATGGATTTCATCCACGAACAGCAGCGTACGGTGTCCCGAAAGCCGCTCGAACCGC
It contains:
- a CDS encoding replication-associated recombination protein A encodes the protein MSDLFAAEPSETDKARPLADQLRPRSLDEVIGQQHLLGEGGTLRRMLASGRLGSLILWGPPGTGKTTVARLLADQIGYRFEQISAIFSGVADLKKVFEKARFERLSGHRTLLFVDEIHRFNRAQQDSFLPVMEDGTVVLVGATTENPSFELNAALLSRSQVLRFESLGLDDLESLLQRAESLLGASLPLTDEARATLLGLADGDGRALLGLVEEILASAGEGETLDPTSLLSVVQRRAPIYDKAQDGHYNLISALHKTIRGSDPDAALYYFARMLDAGEDPLFLARRLIRMASEDIGLADPQALQLAVAARDAYQMLGSPEGELSLAQVVVYLALAPKSNAVYTAYKAAVAVAKSTGSPMPPKVILNAPTKMMKGQGYGDGYIYDHDTPEAFSGQEYFPEKIGRQDFYHPVERGFERDLRKRMDYFGRLRAAKQAENKKD